A segment of the Mangrovimonas sp. YM274 genome:
TAAATTACCTCCGAGAGGATGGCACCGAAGACCATCATATTTACTTTTCAGGAGACCTTGTACAACAATCAGCATCTTTGGCTCCAGAAATTGTCAAGGCCGAAATGGAACGCTATTCCGAAAGGCGTCATAAACACATTGCTGCTCTAAGAAGAATGACCAATAGACTATACAGAAATTGTCGCAGATTGGAAAAATGTAACAGCAACGGAAAGGATTATATCCCGTTGTTAAGACGTGAACTTAAAACCTTCAAAAGACTACAGCACTCATGGATGCTTACGCTGTAAACTTGAATTTAAACAAAAAGAAACACTGAACATACTATACGGAAGCCCAACAGCTTCCGTTTTTTATTGTTAAAAACTTTGTGTATAACTCACCGAGCAATTCCTTAGACAACAGCATCTTATTATTAACTTAGAATTGTCTCTAAGAACTTTTTATTGCTAAGCCCTTCCTACTTATTTGGTTGGTTAAAAAATACAGGAAGGGCTTTTTATTGAATTTAGAAAAGAATCTAAGGTATTCATCAAAAATACACACTACTCTCTTCAATTCTCAAGCCTTCATTATGTGTGTACATCTAAAATGTAGATTTTAAACACCATTATAATCATCCCGACAAGTCCCCCCACTAAAGCTCCATTAAGCCTTATATACTGTAAATCTTCACCAACCTTTTCCTCTATTTGTTTTACCAGCTCTACATTGGAAAGTTTAGCCAAGCTTTCTCCTACCAATTCCCCAATACGATGGTGGTGTTTATCTATCAACTCCAATAAGGTGCTTTTTAACCAAGCATCGGTGCCCTCCACTTTTGAAACATCATTGTAAAAACCATGCAACATTCTATTCACTTTCTCCTTTAAAAGTTGTGTATGTTCTGTTTCCCCAACAAATACTTGTTCGTGGATGATTTCTTTCACTCTTGTTAAAGCCTTTTTTACAATGCCAGAATCAATCAAACGCAACAGGAATTGCTCACCAAACTCATTAATGGTTTCAATAGCAGGATCCTCTTCCGAGGTCAAACGCTCTCCATACTCATAAAGTTGCCTATCTAGTGCTTGAATAATTTTATGATCTTCAGGTGAACTGCGCATTTCCTCAACAAGTTCGTATAGTTGCTCTTGAATACCTTTGGCTATTTTAACAGGTTTTATAGCTCCCAATACCTGACCTGCTCCCACTAAAACGCCCTTAAGCACGGAGCCTTTTTTCTTTTGATTTTTTACTTGCAATTCTACTTCGGCCGTTAAAAATTCCAAAGTTGCTGGATCCGCAATTTTTTCTTTCAGCACCTCCAAAAACACCTTGAGCATCCCGTGATGGTCCTTATGTTCTATTACTTGCTTTAAAAACCGACCTAAAGGCTCCGCTAGGTTATTCCCCTTGCAAGCGGGCCGCAATAAATCCTCCAAACCAGACACCACATTTGGAGCTTCCAATTGCATCAGTAAAGCTTCCAATTCTGGCTTTAGGGTCTGTTGAATGGCTGTTTGATTGTTCCCTTCCATCAAATATTCAAGGATCGGTTTAGCCAATGATACTCCTTCAATTTTATCCCTTAGCATGTCTTTGGAAAGCCATTCGTTATTCACCAAGTCTACAATACCGGCAGACAACTTTTCCCTGCTTTTTACAATGATATTGGTATGGCGTTTTACATAAGGAATGGGGATTTCCTGAAACAGCGCCCTTACAGCAAACCAATCGGCGACACCCCCAACAACCGCGGCCTCAAAACCTGCCAACAGTATCTCCAAAAGGTCACCTTCATACAAATGCAACTTCTTAAAGACAAGCCCAATGGTCATGAAACAAACCGCCAAGGCCAAAGACAGGTTTCCTAATCTATTTTTTTTCATGTTGAACGTTTGGTCTTTCTAAGGTCTTAAAAAATACTGAAAACTAAGGCTTTATTGACACAAAAAACTTTCTTCTGATTTTAAAAGCCATAAAAAAATCCCGAGAAATAGCTCCTCGGGATTTCAGTAAATATTATGTTTTCAACCTACATATTCCGTCTATACTGCCCTCCTACTTCAAACAATGCATTGGTAATTTGACCAAGTGAGCAGAATTTCGTGGCTTCCATCAACTGTTCAAAAATGTTTTGGTTATTGATGGCGGCGTGCTGTATTACTGACAATTGTTGAGCAACTTCTTTAGCATAATGCTCATGGAGATTTTCCAACGTTTTAATTTGGAATTGCTTTTCCTCTTCCGTTGCACGGATTACTTCCGCAGGGATTACCGTTGGAGAGCCCTTACTGCTCAAGAAGGTATTCACCCCAATGATTGGGAATTGCCCATTGTGCTTTAAGGTTTCGTAATACAAGCTTTCCTCTTGAATTTTAGATCGTTGGTACATGGTTTCCATAGCCCCAAGAACACCCCCGCGTTCTGTAATTCTATCAAACTCTGCCAACACAGCTTCCTCAACCAAATCGGTCAATTCTTCAATGATAAAGGATCCTTGAATTGGATTCTCATTTTTAGCCAAGCCTAACTCCTTGTTGATGATCAACTGAATGGCCATAGCACGACGTACGGACTCTTCCGTTGGCGTTGTGATAGCTTCATCATAAGCATTTGTGTGCAACGAGTTACAGTTGTCATAAATAGCATAAAGCGCCTGTAATGTCGTACGGATATCATTAAAGTCAATCTCTTGGGCATGCAAGCTACGTCCTGATGTTTGAATATGGTATTTCAACATCTGTGCTCTTGGATTGGCTCCGTATTTATGCTTTAAGGCCTTGGCCCAAATTCTACGAGCCACACGACCAATAACTGCATATTCAGGGTCGATTCCATTGGAGAAGAAGAACGACAAGTTTGGTCCAAACTTATTGATGTCCATTTTTCTAGACAAGTAGTACTCTACATAGGTAAAGCCATTGGCAAGGGTCAATGCCAATTGGGTAATTGGATTAGCTCCAGCCTCCGCAATATGGTACCCAGAAATAGACACCGAATAAAAATTGCGAACATTGTTCTCGATAAAGTATTCCTGTACATCTCCCATCAATCGCAAAGCGAATTCCGTAGAGAAAATACAAGTGTTCTGAGCTTGGTCTTCCTTAAGAATATCCGCCTGAACTGTTCCGCGCACCTGAGCGATGGTTTTAGCTTTGATATCGGCATAGACATCGGCAGGCAATACTTGATCTCCTGTAACGCCCAACAGCATCAATCCTAAGCCGTCATTTCCTTCAGGTAATTCACCATTATATTTTGGACGCTCTTTTCCTTTATAGATTTTGGCTATTTTGGCCTCCACTTCTTTTTCAAGACCGTTCTCCTTAATGTAAATCTCACATTGTTGATCGATTGCGGCATTCATAAAGAATCCTAGCAACATTGGTGCAGGACCATTGATGGTCATACTTACCGAAGTCATGGCATCGGCAAGATTGAATCCTGAATACAATTTCTTGGCATCATCCAAACAGCAAATAGAAACTCCCGCGTTTCCAATCTTTCCGTAGATATCAGGACGATGGTCTGGATCGTTTCCATAAAGCGTCACCGAATCAAATGCTGTCGACAGACGTTTGGCAGGCATTCCTAAACTTACGTAATGGAAGCGGCGGTTGGTACGCTCTGGCCCACCTTCTCCGGCAAACATACGTGTTGGATCTTCACCCGTTCTCTTAAACGGATATAATCCTGAAGTATATGGGAACTCCCCTGGAACATTCTCCTGCAAGCACCATCTTAAAATATCCCCCCAAGCTTGGTACTTTGGAAGGGCCACTTTAGGAATCTGTGTATGCGACAAGGATTCTGTATGTGTTTCTATCTTTATTTCCTTATCTCTTACTTTAAAGGAATAGATTGGATTTTTATATCGGTTTACCTTTTCATCCCAACCGGTAATTACTTCCCAGTTGTATGGGTCAAGGTTCATTTTCATTCTGTCGAACTCCTTAATTAGAAGTTCCAATAATAATTTGTTCTCTTCTGAAACTACCAAGGCTTCGGTATCCACTCCTGAACGTGTTAATACCGGTGCTGAGCCTACCACCGTTTCAATGGTTTTATAAATTCCATATAGCTTTTGAGCTACCTCTACTTGTGCCGTAGCAGTAGTATCATAAGAACGGTTGTTTTCTGCGATTTCAGAAAGGTAACGGGTTCTGGATGGAGGAATCACAAAAATCTTCTCGCTCATTTCCTTGGTGATTTCAAAAGTCGACTTTAAATCACTCTCCGACTTTTCAACCAAAGTATCCATAATGGCTTTGTACAACGAGTTCATTCCTGGATCGTTGAACTGCGATGCAATCGTTCCGAATACCGGCATATCATCCGGGTTGGCATGCCACAGATTGTGGTTGCGCATGTACTGCTTCTTCACATCACGCAAAGCATCCAAAGCGCCACGTTTGTCAAATTTGTTAATCGCCACCAAATCGGCAAAATCCAACATATCGATTTTTTCCAACTGGGTTGCAGCACCAAATTCAGGAGTCATGACGTATAAAGACACATCACTGTGCTCCAAAATTTCTGTATCGGACTGACCAATTCCAGAAGTTTCCAAAATAATCAAATCGTACTCGGCTGCTTTTAAAACTTCCACAGCCTCATTAACGTATTTTGACAATGCCAAATTAGATTGACGTGTTGCCAAACTGCGCATGTACACTCTAGGGTTATTAATGGCATTCATACGAATTCTATCCCCCAATAAAGCGCCACCCGTCTTTCTTTTGGAAGGGTCCACAGAAATTATCCCGACTGTTTTCTCTGGAAAATCGATTAAAAAACGTCTTACCAACTCATCCACCAAAGAGGATTTACCGGCACCTCCCGTTCCTGTAATTCCGAGTACTGGGGTATGGCTGTTTTTATTTTTAGCATGAATATCTTCTAAAGCAGCCTTGGCAACTTCTGGGAAGTTTTCCGCGGAAGAAATCACTCTCGCAATAGCTTTTGGATTCTTCTCTGCTAAATGACTTACTTCTCCATTCAAGGAATCCCCAATGGCAAAATCGGATAACATTACCAAATCATTGATCATTCCTTGAAGGCCCATTTCACGACCATCGTCTGGCGAATAGATTCGGGTAATCCCGTAATCCATCAATTCCTGGATTTCTTCTGGAAGGATGACTCCCCCACCGCCACCAAAAATCTTGATGTGGTCTGCGCCTTTTTCCTTCAACAAATCATACATGTATTTGAAATACTCATT
Coding sequences within it:
- a CDS encoding methylmalonyl-CoA mutase family protein; the protein is MKQIAPYKPKHKVRIVTAASLFDGHDAAINIMRRIIQATGVEVIHLGHDRSVEEVVNTAIQEDANAIAMTSYQGGHNEYFKYMYDLLKEKGADHIKIFGGGGGVILPEEIQELMDYGITRIYSPDDGREMGLQGMINDLVMLSDFAIGDSLNGEVSHLAEKNPKAIARVISSAENFPEVAKAALEDIHAKNKNSHTPVLGITGTGGAGKSSLVDELVRRFLIDFPEKTVGIISVDPSKRKTGGALLGDRIRMNAINNPRVYMRSLATRQSNLALSKYVNEAVEVLKAAEYDLIILETSGIGQSDTEILEHSDVSLYVMTPEFGAATQLEKIDMLDFADLVAINKFDKRGALDALRDVKKQYMRNHNLWHANPDDMPVFGTIASQFNDPGMNSLYKAIMDTLVEKSESDLKSTFEITKEMSEKIFVIPPSRTRYLSEIAENNRSYDTTATAQVEVAQKLYGIYKTIETVVGSAPVLTRSGVDTEALVVSEENKLLLELLIKEFDRMKMNLDPYNWEVITGWDEKVNRYKNPIYSFKVRDKEIKIETHTESLSHTQIPKVALPKYQAWGDILRWCLQENVPGEFPYTSGLYPFKRTGEDPTRMFAGEGGPERTNRRFHYVSLGMPAKRLSTAFDSVTLYGNDPDHRPDIYGKIGNAGVSICCLDDAKKLYSGFNLADAMTSVSMTINGPAPMLLGFFMNAAIDQQCEIYIKENGLEKEVEAKIAKIYKGKERPKYNGELPEGNDGLGLMLLGVTGDQVLPADVYADIKAKTIAQVRGTVQADILKEDQAQNTCIFSTEFALRLMGDVQEYFIENNVRNFYSVSISGYHIAEAGANPITQLALTLANGFTYVEYYLSRKMDINKFGPNLSFFFSNGIDPEYAVIGRVARRIWAKALKHKYGANPRAQMLKYHIQTSGRSLHAQEIDFNDIRTTLQALYAIYDNCNSLHTNAYDEAITTPTEESVRRAMAIQLIINKELGLAKNENPIQGSFIIEELTDLVEEAVLAEFDRITERGGVLGAMETMYQRSKIQEESLYYETLKHNGQFPIIGVNTFLSSKGSPTVIPAEVIRATEEEKQFQIKTLENLHEHYAKEVAQQLSVIQHAAINNQNIFEQLMEATKFCSLGQITNALFEVGGQYRRNM
- a CDS encoding DUF445 domain-containing protein produces the protein MKKNRLGNLSLALAVCFMTIGLVFKKLHLYEGDLLEILLAGFEAAVVGGVADWFAVRALFQEIPIPYVKRHTNIIVKSREKLSAGIVDLVNNEWLSKDMLRDKIEGVSLAKPILEYLMEGNNQTAIQQTLKPELEALLMQLEAPNVVSGLEDLLRPACKGNNLAEPLGRFLKQVIEHKDHHGMLKVFLEVLKEKIADPATLEFLTAEVELQVKNQKKKGSVLKGVLVGAGQVLGAIKPVKIAKGIQEQLYELVEEMRSSPEDHKIIQALDRQLYEYGERLTSEEDPAIETINEFGEQFLLRLIDSGIVKKALTRVKEIIHEQVFVGETEHTQLLKEKVNRMLHGFYNDVSKVEGTDAWLKSTLLELIDKHHHRIGELVGESLAKLSNVELVKQIEEKVGEDLQYIRLNGALVGGLVGMIIMVFKIYILDVHT